TGGCGCTGCTTTCCAGCCGTACGTCGCAAGGCGCAGTGGCCTGGATCATTTCGCTGCTCACGTTTCCCTATGCAGCGCTGCCGGCGTACTGGATCTTTGGCCGGCCGCGCTTCTACGGCTACGTTTCTTCGCGGGGCGAGCATGACTCGATCCTGCGGCGGATTCTCGCGCGCTACCGGCCCTTGATAGAGCCGTATCTCAGCGACGCGGCGCAGGTGCACGTCAAGGCCGTGGAAAAGCTGGCGATGATGCCGATGACCAGCGGCAATCGTGCCTCGCTGCTGATCAATGGGCAGGCGACCTTCGACAGCCTGTTTGCCGGTATCGAGAACGCGCAGGATTATGTCCTGGTGCAGTTCTTCATCATCCGACGCGATCGCCTGGGCATCGCCTTCAAGGATCTGCTCGAGCGCAAGGCGGGGCAAGGCGTGCGGGTATTTCTGCTCTACGACGAGATCGGCTGCCATGCACTCGATGACGGCTATCTTGACGACCTGACTCGCGCCGGCGTCGAGGTCAGTGCCTTCAATTCGTCGCGGGGCTTTCGCCACCGCTTCCAGCTCAATTTCCGCAATCATCGCAAGGTCGCCGTCGTCGATGGAGTGATTGGCTGGACGGGCGGTCTCAACGTCGGCATCGAGTATTTGGGTGAGGATACCCGCCACGGGCCGTGGCGAGATACCCATTTGATGCTTACCGGGCCCAGCGTGCTGGGGCTTCAGGAAGCCTTCTGGGAGGATTGGCACTGGGCGACGGGGCGGGTCATCGATCTCGAGTGGCAGCCGAAGGTGACCTGCGAGGAGTGCCAGCATGTGGTGATCGTGCCCTCGGGACCGGCCGACGGCCAGGAAACCGCCAGCCTGCTGACGCAGCACAACATTCATACCGCACAGCACCGTCTGTGGATCACCAGCCCCTATTTCGTGCCCGATCAGGGCGTGCAGGATGCCCTGCGGCTGGCGGCACTACGGGGTGTCGATGTTCGGGTGATGATGCCCGAGCGCCCGGATCACCTGCTGGTGTTTTTGTCGGCATTCTCGTTCTTGCCGGACATGATTCGTGCCGGTGTCAAGATATACCGTTATCAACCTGGTTTCCTGCACCAGAAAGTCATGTTGATCGACGATCACAGCGCCACGGTGGGGACGGTCAATCTCGACAATCGCTCGTTTCGGCTCAATTTCGAGATCACCGCCTTCATTCCCGACCGCGGCTTCGCGGAGGAGGTCGAAGCGATGCTCGAAAGCGACTTCAGCGATTGCCGCGAGGTGACCGTCGAAGAACTGGAAAGCCGGCCTCTGTGGCGCAAGTTGGTATCGCGGGCCGCCTATCTGCTGGCGCCGGTGCAATAGGCCAAGGAGTTGGCGGGTGCCAGCCCCGTTCGGGCACGATGGTGGCCGGGCACGGGCTTGGATAGACTCAGGCGCTTCAGGGCTGGCCCATCACCTAGCCGTTCAACTTTCCTTCGGATACGGAGCCGCGGTGAACCTCGAAACCAAATGGCTGGAAGATTTCGTGGCGCTGGCCAATACGCGCAGCTTCTCGGCGTCGGCGCGCCAGCGTCACGTCACCCAGCCGGCCTTCAGTCGGCGTATTCGCTCGCTGGAGCAGGCCGTCGGAGCGACCCTGGTCGACCGTTCGACGACTCCGGTGGGGCTGACTCCGGAGGGCCAGTTGTTTCTGATCACTGCGCGCAATCTGGTCGAACAGCTCAGCGAGAGCCTGAGTCATCTGCGCGGTCTGGCGATTGCCAACGAAGCGCTCGACATCGTCGCGGCCCATTCGCTGGCGCTGGCCTTCTACCCGCGCTGGATTTCGCGTCTGCAGAAAGGCGTCGGCGAATTGCCCACGCGACTGGTGGCCATGAACGTCGGTGATGCCATCCATGTGCTGCGCGAAGGCAATTGCGATCTGATGCTCGGCTATCATGATCCCTATGCGACCATGCAGCTCGATGCCGAGGTCTTTCCGTCGTTCTCGATCGGCAAGGCGATGATGGTGCCGGTATGCATGCCCGATGCCGAGGGTCGGCCGCTGTATCCGCTCGGTGGCGACAACTCGATTCCTTTCCTGGCGTACACTCAGGGCGCTTTCCTGGGCCGTTCGGTGCGCATGTTGCTGAAGAACGATCCGACCCGCATGCGCCTGAAGACGGTCTACGAGACGGCCATGGCCGAAGGGCTCAAGGGCATGGCATTGCAGGGCGTGGGGATGGCCTGGATTCCCGATTTCTGCATTCGCGACGAGTTCGAGAATGGGCGCCTGGTGCGCGCCGGCGATAGCGCCTGGGACATTCCGCTGGAAGTGCGCCTGTATCGCTGCGCACTGGTGCACAAGCCCGGTGTGGAGCAACTGTGGCGGCAAATGATGAAACTGCCCCGCGACTTCCTCCAGGCATGAGGTCGGTAATGTCAGCGTATTCGCCAAGGCGTGGAGCGCAGCGGTCAGGGCACGGCCCAGCCCGCCGGCAGGCCGAGAAAGTTCTGGATGATGAAGAAATGATCCTCGAACAGCGTGTCCGGTTCGAGATCGGCCAGCGCCACCCAACGTGCCTGCTCACCGCCCTTGGCGGGTTTCAGCTGCGGTAAGCGTTGTTCGGGGCGCAGGGCGAAATAGAAGGCCTCGGCGAGGGTACGGCCCCGCCAGCTGCGATGCGGGTTGTCGAACAGCCGCTGGTCGCGTAGCGAGCCCTTGAGTACCGGCTCGGGGACTTTCAGCCGCACCCGTTCGCGGAGTTCACGCAGACAGGCATCCTGCAGGCGTTCATGGGGGTTGATGAACCCGCCCGGCAAGGCCAGCAGGCCCTTGCCGGGGGCGGCATTGCGGCGCACCAGCAATACGTGCCCGGACTGCACCACCACCGCATTGACGGTGACGAAGATCGGCGGGTAGGGCGCCTGGGCCCAGGCGCTGCGGTATTGCTCGAGCAATTGCTGTTCTTCGAGCAACTGCTGGCTGGCTTCGGATTCGTGGAAGGCATTCAAGGCGTGATGCACGTTTGCCGGTAGATCGTGCGCGGCGCCGGTCGATAGATAGTCACTGGCCGAATTGCGGGAATGAAAGAGCCGCTCGCGGATGCGGCTCGCCGAGATACCGTCGACCAGCGGCACGCTGACCGATTCCCACTGCGGAAACAGACTCAGGAAATAGCTCGACTGACCGCGGCTGGCGCCGATCAGCCCGATACGCGGCAGCTTGCCCTGCTTGCCTTGGCTAGGACGCGCAATGTCGCGCACCTTGCGTTGGACGTCACGTACCCAGACATCGTCGTTATACAGTGCGTCAAGCAGCGGTTCGATCTCGAGCCGGGCGTTGTCGGCGCCGTTGAAATCGCTGCGCAGCATGTCGCGGCGTTCCTCGAAGCGCCACGGGTTGCGCAGCGAGCGTGCTTGCCAGGCCGAGCCGATCAGCACGATGACCTGGCGTGCTCGCTTGAGCGCTTCACGGATCACCGCCAGGTGACCCAGATGGGGCGGTTGAAAACGCCCGATGAATACCAGGCAATCGAAATCGAGCTGCTGCATCGCGTCGGACATGGGCGCTCCGGTCAGATGGGCGCGGCCATTATGGGCGGCCGCTCACGGCACTACAAGCCTGCTACCGCAGCGCGATACCGGGAGGCAAGACGCTTTTCGCATGCCGGAAGCGGCCCGGTTATGCTGAGTGCATCGTTACGCCCGGGAATTCATCTGTGATCGCCAAGACCATCGCCTACTGGTTTCGCATCGTGCGCGACGCGACCAAACTGTGGCTCGACCACAACGCCTTCAGTTATGCCGGCTCGCTGGCCTTCTACACCCTGTTTTCGCTGGCTCCGACGGTGATCATCGCCGTCACGGTGATCGGCGTGGTGCTGGGCGAGGATGCGGCGCAGGGCGAGATCGTCGCGAACCTCCAGGGGCTGATCGGGCCCGATGCGGCGCAAGCCGTGCAGAACGCCGTCTCGGCCTCGCGCCTCGAAAGCTCGGGGCTGCTGCCCACGCTGCTCGGGGTCGGTACGCTGCTGATAGGGGCGACCACGGTATTCGCCCAGATGCAGTATTCGCTCAACAATCTGTGGGGCGTGACTGCCAACCCCGACCGCAACAGCCTGCTGATCTTTCTGCAGAAGCGTGTGCTGTCGATGGCGATCGTGGTGTCGATCGGCTTCGTGCTGCTGGTGTCGTTGGTCCTGGGGGTGGCGCTGCGGGCGGCGTTTCGCTATGCCGGCGGCTGGCTGCCGGGGACCGAGGTTCTGCTCAGTGTCGGTGAACTGGCGTTATCGCTATTGGTGATCGCGCTATTCTTCGCCACGATCTTCAAGATCCTGCCGGATGTCGTGCTGCGCTGGCGGGATGTGATGGTCGGCGCGCTGGTTACCGCGATATTGTTTGCCATCGGCCGTTACGCGATCGCCGCCTATCTGGCCTATACCGCCACCGCTTCGACCTATGGGGCCGCGGGCTCGCTGGTGCTGATTCTGCTGTGGGTCTATTACTCATCGCTGATTCTGTTGTTCGGGGCAGCGCTCACGCGAACGCATTTCGAGGCGCGCGGCCATGACATCGTTCCGCGCAACATGGCGGTGCGGGTCAGGCATGAGCTGCTGATGAAGGGGCGTTCCGGATCGGACCCGTTTTCATGATTCGCGCACCTGCTTATTTGTTAGTAGAAAAACCATCATGGCTCATGTTGCCATTCGCGATAAATAGCTAGAGCCGTATAGGCAAGAACAGGAAATAAATGCTCTGAAAAATAACCACCGAGTTACGTAACGTTCATTCTTGTAAAATTTCGTGAATTAGCTGATTTTAACAGTAATCAGGAGCGATAACCGGCTTCGAAAAGCCACATTGCCGACCATGAAATATAAAGGGCTTATTCTTCAATAACTCATGGTCACTCGAACGAAGAATCGACTATGTTTCGATTCTCTCCGATGTTTTCTTACTTTCGATAATGTGGTGGCCCGCCCGCGCCCTGATGAACGATTTTCTGACTGAAACCGGCTAACACGTTCACGGGATGTTCAAGCATGGTCACCAACAATTTTTCCAAGAGCAGTCTCGACCTCAACGGTATCGTCTCTCTGGCTCAGCCGACGGCGCTGGCGTGGGGGCCGGATGGGCGCCTTTACGTGACGGAAGTCAATGGCAGCGTCAAGGTGCTTACCGTCGCCTTCGGCGATCCGACCCCCGGCGACGCAAGTGACGTGAACTCATTCTATGTCACCGAGGCCGAAACGCTCGGCCTGGTCAAGAACATCCCCAACTTCAACGATGATGGCAGCCCTGCCGTCAGCAGCGGGCGTCAGGTGACCGGTATAGCGGTCGTCCAGCAGTATGACGTTGCCGGTCAAGCCGTAACGATCGGTGGCAAGCCGGCGGTGACCCTCTACGTCACTTCCAGCGACAGCCGTATCGGTGCAGGCGCCGATGGTAACGACACGGGCCTCGACACCAATTCCGGCACGATCACCCGGATCGATCAGATCGAAACCGGCTGGTCGGCCGTCGATATCGTTCGTGGCCTGGCGCGCTCGGAAGAAAATCATGCGCTCAATGGTCTGGAGGTCGTCCAGGAGTTCGATGACGCAGGTAATCTGACCGGTCAGCGCCTGATCGTGGCCAATGGCGGCAATGCCAACAATGGGGCGCCATCCAACAATTTCGGCGGCCAGCAGGAGACCGCCTATAGTGCCGCGATTCTCGAGATCGACCTCGATCAACTCAACGCCATGGAGACGCTCACCGATCCGCTGTCGGGACGCCAGTACATCTATGACGTGCCTACGCTGGATGATCCGACACGCGACGGCAATCCTGACGAAAACGATCCCTTCGGCGGCAACGATGGCCTCAATGGCGGCAAGATCGATCCCGACGGCCCTGTGCAGATCTACTCGGCGGGATATCGCAACTCTTATGATGTCGAGGTGACCGAAGACGGTCGGGTCTGGACCTACGACAACGGCAGCAACAACAGTTGGGGCGGTCGACCGATCGGCGAGGCGGGTGACGATGGCGGGACGGTGGATTATGCGCAACTGGCCAATTACATCGCCACGAACCTCAACAATGGCGACGGCAATAGTGGCGATCCCATCAACCTGGAGGACTGGGATCCCAAGAACTACGACCAGTTTCACGAGATCACCCGCTCCGACGACCTGGCCGGGCGCACACTGTCGGCCGGCCAGGGTGGTGCGGCCACCTATGAGTGGCTGGACCCGGACAGCGGCGAGACGCTGACGCTGGTCTATGGTGGCCATCCCAACCCCACCCGCGCGAGCGGGGGGCAATCGGGCATTCTCTTCACCCCACAGAATGGCGTGCAAAATGCCTTTCTGCTGTTATCGAACGTCGACAAGCAGGGTCCCGACAGCAGCGACTACGATGCGGTGATCGCCTGGCTGGCCGAGGTCGAGAGCAATTACGACACGCTGGCGCGGGGTGACCTGACCGGTAGGGTGATCGGCGTCACGCCGGGCGAGTCGTACTACATCACCGACGTGGGCAAGGCCTATCTCACAAGCGACTATCCCGACGGCACGACGAGCATCAACGGTGAGGCGGTGCTTGGGGTGGGTGGCATGCCGGTGGATTTCGACGATGTCGTCGCCACTCTCAATCCCATCGAGAGCGACTACCTCGAGGGCGGATATACCGATGGCTCCGTCGACTCCGGCAAGGGCTCGGTCAACGGCTTGACCGAATACACCTCGACGATACTCGACGATCCCGAGAGCGGCGTGAAGATGTCCGGGGCGATCCTCGCCGCCAGCCTCAACCAGGGCACGCTGACCGTGATGGGGCGTGACGCCGATGGCAGCATGCAGTCCGTGGTCGGCAGCAGCGGGCAGACGCTGGCCCAGGACCGCACCGTCGTCGACGTCAGCGGGGCGCCGCTGGGATTGGCGTCGATCGGCGACGATCTCACCGCCTTCGAGGGCGAGAAGGCCTTCCAAGGCTCGGTATGGACCACGGTCTACAAGCAGAACGGACCGCTGATCGAGATCCTGCAGCCCAATAACGGGGCGGTGCCGCTGGCTGGCAGCGAAATCATCGATCCCACTGATCAAGATGGCGATGGCGTCGATCACTTTAACGATCCTTTCGAGTTCAGCACCGACAACGGCTTCGACCTGGGCGTGGGCGAGCGGGTGCTGCTTGATTTCGACACCACGCAAAGCCCTTATCCTGGGACGATCCTTGATACGGGGCTGATGGGAGCGGCGCTCGATGGCGTCACGCCCAACCGCGATGCCAAGACGGCGGAAGAGGGCTTTGACGCGGACCAGCAGGAAGATGGCCTCTACGACCTGGGGGGTAACATCATTCCCGGTGGCAATGCGCCGATCTTCCAGATCAAGAAGGTAGCCGGGGGCACCGTTGTCGGGACCGAGAACAGTGCGCGCGACGCGATGCATGTCGGCATCAAGCCGGGGCCGGACGTCGAGCGTCTGATGATGAGCTCCAAGATCAAGAACTGGATTCCCGCACAGACCAGCGGGATCAAGAACGGCCAACTCACCGGGATCATGCTCAGCGATGGAACTCAGGCCAACTACCTGCGCCTGGTCTTCGGGGCCGTGATGATCGATGGTGTCCTGGCGGCCGGTTTCGAGGTCGGCTATGAGATTGACGACGACTATACCAAGCTGACCAGCGTTGCCGCGCCGGAGCTCGGCAATAGCGATGTGGCGAGTCTGGATCTGTATCTGGAGGTGGACATCGGCGATAGCTTCGCGGTCAAGGCGGGCTATCAACTGGACAATGCCGACGGCATCACGTCGCTGGATCTGGGCAACTTCACACTCCCTGCAGGCGTGCTCCAGGATATCCTGACTGGATCGCACACCATCACCGATGGCGATACCACGCTGCCCTCAGGTGCGGCCGTGGGCTTTCTCGCCGAGACATCCGCCGCTGATGCGGCCAGCGAAAGTAGGCTGGCGGCGATCGATTTCTATAATCTGCGCATCGATGCGCTGAGCAACGAAATCGCGGCCGATACCGCGGCTGAAGTCGGGGCCGAGGGGACCGACGGGGTCGATACCATCGTCTACACCGGTACCGATACCGATCTGGCTCCCTTGGACGACAGCGTCGAGAACTTCGACGGCAGCGGCTCCTCCGCCGACTTTACGGTCACCGGCAATAGCGGCGACAACATCCTGATCGCTGGTTCGGGAGCCAATACCTTCATCGGTAATGGTGGTGCCGACAGCATCCGTGGGACATTCGCGGATATCGATGGCAGCGTGATCACCGACTTCATGTCGGACGATCGCCTGGTAATTCTCGACTCTGTACTGGAAGCCGGCCATATCGGCTACAGCACGGTGAATGGTGTATTGACGCTGACCCTGACCGATCCGCAGACCGGCGAAACGGCGACGCTGAGCCTGCCCGGCGACCAGTTCGCCGGCTTCGATCCGGCGGACGGGCCCTCGACGTTCGATGTCGAGCAGACCGAGCATGGTACCCAGATCTCCTACAAGATCGAAACGCTGCTCTATCGGGTCAACGCCGGGGCCGGCACAGTAGCCGCCATCGACGGCGGCATGGACTGGCTGGGGGATACCGATTCCAACTTCCCCTACCTGGCCGGTAATACGGCGGATACCTACAGCAACAACATGACGAACGAGCAGAGCGAGGTCGATCTCGCCCATCTCGCGAGTGATCCCGTTCCCTGGCAGCTCTTCGTCAATGAGCGAAGCGACAATGATATCGCCTCACCCAAGCTGGAGTACGCCTTCCCGGTCACGCCCGGTGGAAACTACACGATCACGCTGTATTACACCGAAAACTGGGCCGGCATCTTCGATTACGGCGGCGACCGCATTTTCGACGTCGAGGTCGAAGGCCGCGTGCCCGCCGTACTTTCCGGGATCAACCCGCTGCAAGAAGCCATTGACATCTACGGTGCCGATGCCAGTCAGCAGGAGCTGCTGGGTGTCGGATTTTCGCGCTCCTATACCGTGAACGTGGAAGACGACGTCTTGAATCTGGCGTTCAATCACGGCGCCCAGAATCCCAAGATCAATGCCATCGAGATCAAGCAACTGGGGCCGGGCACCGTGATACCTGACGACGAGCCACCGGTGGTCCAGTCGATCACGCTCGAGGAGCCGCTCGACAACGACAGCCCGATTCTCGCCACGGTGGTGATCACCGACAACGCGGGGATCGATCCCGACTCCCTCGATGGCAACGAGCTCGTCTTTACGGGAATCGAGCCGGCGACGGTGACGCTGGCGCCGGGAGGCGATGCGATCACGATCAGTGATGATGGCAAGACCGTGACCGTCAACTATGAACTGACGCCGCCGGCCGACACCAATTCATGGAGTGACGGTTTCTACACTGTCGGTGTCGCCGCCGATAGCTATCAGGACAAGGCCGGAAACGGCGTCGCCGCCTACGAGACCGACTTCACCATCGGGTCGGCGCCTGATGCGCTTCTCGCGCTGGACTTCGAGACCGTTGGCGAGCCGCTGGACGAGGGCGGTTTCGACGACGTGCTGGGCGGGGTCAGTGACGCCGCGATGATCACCCAGATCATCGGCGGCGAGCTGGTGGTCAATACCTCGAATGGCGATATCATCAAGGGCCAGAGCGTCAACGACTTCATCAAGTACGTCGACCTTAGCGACGACGTTCTCAATGAAATCCGCATCGCGTCGCGCTTCGACAACCCCTTCCCGGCGGCACTGGCGGCTCAGGGTCTGGCTACCGACACCATTCCCAACTATGCCCAGCAGGGCCTTGTCTTCGGGCTCGGCAGCCAGGGCAACAACGAACTGGTCAAGCTGGTGTTCGGCGGCGCCGGCGGCAACATGGTGCAGATCTGGTCGAACCCCACCGGCAAGAGCGACCCGGAGGGTGTCAACAGCGTCTACGAGCTCGGCGACCTGCTCAACGATGCCAGCCTGGGGCTGAGCGATGTGGCGGCGGTGGAGATGACGCTGGTCATCGACAAGGCCGCAGGCACGGTCACCCCGGAGGTGACCTTCCTCGGCAGCGGCGGTGCGATACTCGGCGGGCTGCGCGCCACGCCGAGCGCGGGCTTCGTCACGGCCCAGGCCGAGACCCTGCCCGGCGCGGTGCTGGCGAATCTGACCGACTCGGCGGCGGCGACCGCGGTGGGCGTGACTTCGAACGACTACGGGACGCTGGGTTCGTTTGAGGCGAGTTGGGAGTATCTCAACGTCACCTCGCCGGATGCAACGGGCGACCCCGGCGGCGGCGATCCCGCACTGATTGCTATCAGCGATGCCGCGAATGCCACCGAAAGCGGCGACACGGGCACGACCGCGCTGACCTTCCTGCTCAGTGCCAACGCCGATGTCGACGCCACCTTGGATGTGACCTACTCGACCAACGGCGGGGCGACCTCTCGGACCCAGACGGTGATCTTCACCGACGGGGTCGGCGAGCTCACGATCGACGTGGCCAATGACGACGTCGACGACGGCCCCGATACGGTCACGGTCGCGCTGATCGACATCGCCGGCGAACAGTATGCCGTTGACCCGAATGCCGATACCGCCAGCGGCAGCGTGAACGAAGACGACCGGACGCCGGAGCCGCCGGCCGACGGCGTGTACTTTGCGCTGGACTTCGAGACCGTTGGCGAGCCGCTGGACGAGGGCGGTTTCGACGACGTGCTGGGCGGGGTCAGTGACGCCGCGATGATCACCCAGATCATCGACGGCGAGCTGGTGGTCAATACCTCGAATGGCGATATCATCAAGGGCCAGAGCGTCAACGACTTCATCAAGTACGTCGATCTCAGCGACGACGTTCTCAATGAAATCCGCATCGCGTCGCGCTTCGACAACCCCTTCCCGGCGGCGCTGGCGGCTCAGGGTCTGGCTACCGACACCATTCCCAACTATGCCCAGCAGGGCCTCGTCTTCGGGCTCGGTAGCCAAGGCAACAACGAGCTGGTCAAGCTGGTGTTCGGCGGGCATAAAGGCAACGCGATCCAGATCTGGTCCAATCCCGACAGCAGTGGAGGGATTGATACGGACTACAAGCTCGACGACTTACTCAACGATGCCAATCTGGGGCTGAGCGATGTGGCGGCGGTGGAGATGACGCTGGTCATCGACAAGGCCTCAGGCACGGCCACCCCGGAGGTGACCTTCCTCGGCAGCGACGGTGCGATACTTGGCGGGTTGCGCGCCACGCCGAGCGCGGGCTTCGTCACGGCCCAGGCCGAGGCGCTGCCCGGCGCGGTACTGGCGAACCTGACCGAACCGGCGGCGGCGACCGCGGTGGGCGTGACTTCGAACGACTACGGGACGCTGGGTTCGTACGAGGCGAGTTGGGAGTATCTCAACCTCACTTCGCCGGATGCGACGGGCGACCCCGCGCTGATCGACGCCGAGCAGATCTTCGCCGGCGCCAGTGTAGAGACGCCCGACACCTACGAGGCGGGGGCAGTCGGCTCGGCCACCGTGACGGTGACTCTGGGCTCCGATGTTCAGGAATCGAACTACGGTAACAACTCCTTCAAAGTCACTAACACCGGCGACAAGAAGATCGCGGCCGTTTTCTTCGACGTGCGCACCGCGCTTTATGGCGACAG
The genomic region above belongs to Halomonas zincidurans B6 and contains:
- a CDS encoding malectin domain-containing carbohydrate-binding protein, whose translation is MVTNNFSKSSLDLNGIVSLAQPTALAWGPDGRLYVTEVNGSVKVLTVAFGDPTPGDASDVNSFYVTEAETLGLVKNIPNFNDDGSPAVSSGRQVTGIAVVQQYDVAGQAVTIGGKPAVTLYVTSSDSRIGAGADGNDTGLDTNSGTITRIDQIETGWSAVDIVRGLARSEENHALNGLEVVQEFDDAGNLTGQRLIVANGGNANNGAPSNNFGGQQETAYSAAILEIDLDQLNAMETLTDPLSGRQYIYDVPTLDDPTRDGNPDENDPFGGNDGLNGGKIDPDGPVQIYSAGYRNSYDVEVTEDGRVWTYDNGSNNSWGGRPIGEAGDDGGTVDYAQLANYIATNLNNGDGNSGDPINLEDWDPKNYDQFHEITRSDDLAGRTLSAGQGGAATYEWLDPDSGETLTLVYGGHPNPTRASGGQSGILFTPQNGVQNAFLLLSNVDKQGPDSSDYDAVIAWLAEVESNYDTLARGDLTGRVIGVTPGESYYITDVGKAYLTSDYPDGTTSINGEAVLGVGGMPVDFDDVVATLNPIESDYLEGGYTDGSVDSGKGSVNGLTEYTSTILDDPESGVKMSGAILAASLNQGTLTVMGRDADGSMQSVVGSSGQTLAQDRTVVDVSGAPLGLASIGDDLTAFEGEKAFQGSVWTTVYKQNGPLIEILQPNNGAVPLAGSEIIDPTDQDGDGVDHFNDPFEFSTDNGFDLGVGERVLLDFDTTQSPYPGTILDTGLMGAALDGVTPNRDAKTAEEGFDADQQEDGLYDLGGNIIPGGNAPIFQIKKVAGGTVVGTENSARDAMHVGIKPGPDVERLMMSSKIKNWIPAQTSGIKNGQLTGIMLSDGTQANYLRLVFGAVMIDGVLAAGFEVGYEIDDDYTKLTSVAAPELGNSDVASLDLYLEVDIGDSFAVKAGYQLDNADGITSLDLGNFTLPAGVLQDILTGSHTITDGDTTLPSGAAVGFLAETSAADAASESRLAAIDFYNLRIDALSNEIAADTAAEVGAEGTDGVDTIVYTGTDTDLAPLDDSVENFDGSGSSADFTVTGNSGDNILIAGSGANTFIGNGGADSIRGTFADIDGSVITDFMSDDRLVILDSVLEAGHIGYSTVNGVLTLTLTDPQTGETATLSLPGDQFAGFDPADGPSTFDVEQTEHGTQISYKIETLLYRVNAGAGTVAAIDGGMDWLGDTDSNFPYLAGNTADTYSNNMTNEQSEVDLAHLASDPVPWQLFVNERSDNDIASPKLEYAFPVTPGGNYTITLYYTENWAGIFDYGGDRIFDVEVEGRVPAVLSGINPLQEAIDIYGADASQQELLGVGFSRSYTVNVEDDVLNLAFNHGAQNPKINAIEIKQLGPGTVIPDDEPPVVQSITLEEPLDNDSPILATVVITDNAGIDPDSLDGNELVFTGIEPATVTLAPGGDAITISDDGKTVTVNYELTPPADTNSWSDGFYTVGVAADSYQDKAGNGVAAYETDFTIGSAPDALLALDFETVGEPLDEGGFDDVLGGVSDAAMITQIIGGELVVNTSNGDIIKGQSVNDFIKYVDLSDDVLNEIRIASRFDNPFPAALAAQGLATDTIPNYAQQGLVFGLGSQGNNELVKLVFGGAGGNMVQIWSNPTGKSDPEGVNSVYELGDLLNDASLGLSDVAAVEMTLVIDKAAGTVTPEVTFLGSGGAILGGLRATPSAGFVTAQAETLPGAVLANLTDSAAATAVGVTSNDYGTLGSFEASWEYLNVTSPDATGDPGGGDPALIAISDAANATESGDTGTTALTFLLSANADVDATLDVTYSTNGGATSRTQTVIFTDGVGELTIDVANDDVDDGPDTVTVALIDIAGEQYAVDPNADTASGSVNEDDRTPEPPADGVYFALDFETVGEPLDEGGFDDVLGGVSDAAMITQIIDGELVVNTSNGDIIKGQSVNDFIKYVDLSDDVLNEIRIASRFDNPFPAALAAQGLATDTIPNYAQQGLVFGLGSQGNNELVKLVFGGHKGNAIQIWSNPDSSGGIDTDYKLDDLLNDANLGLSDVAAVEMTLVIDKASGTATPEVTFLGSDGAILGGLRATPSAGFVTAQAEALPGAVLANLTEPAAATAVGVTSNDYGTLGSYEASWEYLNLTSPDATGDPALIDAEQIFAGASVETPDTYEAGAVGSATVTVTLGSDVQESNYGNNSFKVTNTGDKKIAAVFFDVRTALYGDSVFDPDGKGGDTAFKTWAVNSGGGTGALQPSGYEHYFLPGADPEPTDPDNNGGYRGALLKFSATNDGGFTQGEVVGFSGDMDPNSIAGMEKDGAAGVDTDSVPDWDVGGVSGAEMIGSMAYIMFTDASVASAQLMGDGSQSGAQARVTEAPQNQQASLSVNGVASGEAGSYGGEVPVVLVSGPAGAWVRVIMTKGHQPVANTTDSLADIVDWRLSGEDFPVNNAAEFQFVDVQLGADGTADVSDQFTYSQFLNGTASFPGDDTLPLGFVAAVIEDPTTSRGFALGPVTEPVYLESNGMPVSESMTTSSTATAPEIIGESGNVSLSQVDGETWTSVTFGEPLADPAVVMGPLTNNDGEPVTVRVNNVTDTGFEFQIDEWDYLDGIHEQESLSWLAIESGTHTLDNGMTVAAGKGQVSAEAQTFGFGTDFTGTPVVLAQTLSVNDASAVVHRVDAVSGSGFDLRLQSEEAAAVPHGTESFGWIAIDEGAAEGLLAGRTGQQVGDAPFEIPFGTSLDDIAFLAGMQTLNDADPATVRAQAIGADGATIFIEEEQSGDSEMEHISEDVGFVGINAGQIVNEIA